CGGTCCGAACTGGCCGGGGTCTGCGTCTTCGCGCACCCCGTCAACAATGCGAGCGTGCCCAAATCGGCCGGGCTTGCCGACCCGCGCAGTGCCTGCGACCTGGGGCGTCTGGTGCTGCTCGACGACACCGGCGGAAATGCCGAGACCTGGATGCTCTCACGCGCCTTTAGGCTGTTGCGCCGCGAGAAGCCCGAGATCGTCTCGGTCATCTCATATGCCGATCCGATCCGCCGGACCGATGAGCGGGGCCAGGTCTTCATGCCGGGCCATGTCGGCACGCTCTATGCGGTGATGGGCAGCCGCTATACTGGCCGCTCCTCGCCGCGCACCGATCTCATCATGCCGGGCGGCCAGCCGATCTCGAGCCGCGCGATCTCGAAAATCCGCAATGACGAATGCGGCCAGCGTTATGCCGCCGATCAGCTTGTCACCGCAGGCGCGCGTGCCCGTCGCATCGGTGAGGACGGCGCAAGCTGGCTCGCGGATCTCGAACGCATCGGCTTCCTGAGGCGTCAACGCCATCCCGGCAACCACGTCTATCTGTTCCCACTGACGAGGGCCGCCCGCATCGCCGCGCGCGGCGTGCCAAGCCTTCCCTATCCCATGCTCGATCGCTCCGCGCCCGCCGTCGACGTGACGGCGCTGCCGCTGCTCGCCCGGGCCGCCTGACATGGATGCGCCCGTGCGGAGGGAAAGGGGGCGGGGAGATGGTGCCGGTTCGGAGCCGGCGCAACGGAGTTATTCGTCATGTCCGACCATGATGCCCGCGCCCTCCTTGTCGAGGCGCTCGATTTCTTCAACGATCATCCGCGCTTCAGCCTGAGGCGCGACCGGCGCCGCGACAGCTATGCGCTCGCATCGCGGATCGATGCCTTCCTCGCTCGGGACAAGCCGGTCCTGCCTGTCGTTGCCGCTGCCCGCGACCGCTGGGAAACGGCCAACGTCCTGCGCATCGACCCGAACGAGCAGGCGGTCGAGCGCGATGACGATGGCTATTGGGTGCGGGCCTGGGTGCGTATGAGCCCGGCCAGCATCGGCGACAACGGTGCCGGACTGGCGGAGCGCTACGCCCGCGCGCTTGCCGCGCTGCCCGAGATCACGCGCGAGGTACTCCTCGCCCATCAGCGGGGCGAACAGGATTTCAGAACGATCGCCGCCCGCTTCGGCATCACCACCCGCGAGGTCGAGCAGCATATCGCCGACGCGCTTCTCGCCATCGGCCAGGCGCTCGATCGGGCCTGATCCGGCCCCGGCCTCCTCCCGCACGCTCATTACGAACATGGAGACGATGATGTCCCAGATGACCCGTCACGACTTCGCGCGCCTGCTTGCGCGTGCCCGCGCCGCAATTGTCGCAACAGATACAGCCGACCGCGACCTCTGCGACGAGCTGGTCCAGGCCGAACGCCTCGTTGAAAACCATGCCGTGCCCTGGGCGGCCGAAATCCACGCCGCCTTCATCGATCATCGGGAAGGCGGTAGCCTCTATGGCGCTTTCACGCGCGAGGCGCTGATCGCCGAGGTCGCCGAATTCTGCCGCGCATGGTGGCCGGAAATCCGCGACAAGCGCGATCCGCAGGCGCTTTCCGACGAGCAGGCGGTCGAGATCTATTTCGAGGGCCACGACAATGAATATCTCTGGTCCGAGCGCATCTCCATCGACGGGCCGGCGATCGGTTCTCCAAGCGAACTTCGCGTCGGCCGCCATCTGGTGATCAGCACCAGCCATATCCGGCCCGCGACCGGCGACCTGCTCGACCAATGGGCGCCGATGATCCCGGAGACCCGTCCCCTCGGTGTTGCGGAAGCCAGCTATGGCTGGTTCGTCCTCACCGATCCGCTTTATGGCACCGAACGCGAGATGATCCCCGGCGAGCTTTGGGCCGCCATCACCTTCGCGCGGACGCAGGGTTGTCGCTGGCTCCTCCTTGATCGCGACGCCGACATTGTCGCCGATCTCGAGACGTTCGACTGGTGAGGGGATAGTCATGACCCGCCGCTCCAATCGCGCCGAGGTTCGCAACCCGATCCTCGCGCTTCCCGCCGCGCGCCTGCTCCAGGCCATGCCCGCCGACACGAGAACGCTTCTCGCGGTGCTGCTGGCCGACTTCGCTGCGGACGCGCGCCGTCGTTCGCGCAGCAGTTGGGACAGCCGCAAGGCTTTCGTCGCCGCCTATTGGGCAACCGTCGCGGTCTATGCCGGTCATATCGCCCGTATCCTGTACCGCGGTGGCCGCCGGTCTGCGACCCGCAAGCCGTTCTTGGTCACCCAGAAAGGCTATCCCGACCTCGTGGCGGCGGATTGGGTCGAGGCGTCGCGTCTCTATTGCGAGCGGCGTGATCAGCTTGGGCTGGGCGCTAGCCTCTATCCCGAGGCGCTGATCCTGGTTGGCGGAACCCCGGTGGGTCGGATCAGCTACAATGGGCGGATCTGGATGCCCGGCCCATGGGAAGCCTGCGACGAGCCGCTGTTCGACAATCGCCGTGCGGATGTGGGCTGAAAGCAGCCGCCCACCTCGATCCATCATCTTTCAGGAGACTTGCCGTGGGCGCAGCTCTTGCGCGCGGCCGCGTCGTCGCGCTTCCCGAACTACTGCCTGCCGTAGACGAGCAGGTGATGGCCGCCATCAGGGATGGAGCCTGGTTCGTCTTCAACCTCTCGGGCGGCAAGGACTCCACCGCTGCGGCCTATGCCGCCATCGCGCTGCTCGACGCGCTGGGTCATCCTCGTGATCGCCGGATCGCCATTCATGCCGATCTTGGCCGCGCGGAATGGCGCTCGACGCCGACGACCGTCGCCGCGATCGCCGAGCGGCTCGGTCTGCCCTTGCTGGTGGTCCATCGCCCCGCCGGCGATATGGTGGCGCGATGGGAACAACGCTTCCTTGCCGGCAAGCGCCGCTATGAGGCGCTGGAAACCTACAATCTGATCGGGCCCTGGTCCTCGGCATCGCTGCGCTTCTGCACCTCCGAGCTCAAGGTCCAGGTCATCGGCCCCGAACTCGCCCGGCTCTTCCGGGGCGAGATGATCGTGTCCGTCATCGGGCTGCGCCGCGCGGAAAGCCCCAGCCGGCGCGCGACCCCGATCTCCCGGATCGACGAGCGTTTCGCCAAGGTCGGCAACAGCGCGGGCACGCGCATGCTGACCTGGCACCCGGCCGTCGACTGGAGCGCCGACGAGGTGTTCGCGCTCCACCACAGTCACGCTCTGCCGCTCCACGAGGCCTATACCCATTATCGGGCGACGCGCTTGTCCTGCGCCTTCTGCGTGCTGGCCTCCGTCGCCGCGCCGGAGAATATCGACCTCTATCGCCATCTGGCGTCGATCGAGGCGGGCTCGACCTTCTCCTTTCAACCGCAGCGCTGGCTCGCCGATGTCGCGCCAAACCTCCTTCCGGCGGCGCTTGTACGCGACATTGTGCGCGCAAAGACACGGGCCGGCGAACGGCGTGCGCTTGAGGCGGCCATGCCCCTGGGGTTGCGGTTCGTCAAAGGCTGGCCGCCGCGCTTGCCGACATGGGAGGAAGCCAACGCGATCGCACGGTCCCGAACCCGGATCCTCGCCCATCATGGTCTTAGCGACCGCTTCCCCGATGCCGGCGCGGTCCTCTCGCGCTTTGCCGAACTGCTCTGCGCCAAGGCGCTCTAGCGCCGCCATTCCGTGACAGGAGGGGAGCGGGAGCTTCGAGTGTGACGGCCGGATTTCACCCGAGGATCGCCGGGGCCGTCACTGACGGCGATCACCTCCCATCATCGAAGGATAGCCCCATGGACGTCATCGTCTCCCGGTCCCGCGTCGCGGGAACCGCCTCGATCTATCTGTATCGCGCACTCGTGCCGCTCGCCGAGGTCGCAGCGTCACGCCGTCCCCGCTGCGTCATCATCCAGGCGCGGTTAGGGAGCAGGCGCGTCCCCTCCACCCGCATCGCCGATGTCGTGGCGCCCGCGGCATGGTATGATCGCGAACTGGCGACACCCTGCGGTCTCGCCGCAAGTCTCAATCTGGTCGCTCGCCGGATCGAGGCGCTCATCATTCGCACGGCCTTTCCCGAGATGACCGCTCGGCTCACCCCACCGATGGTCGCGCTCGACTTCGCCCCGAAGGACGCAAGCTACAGACTTGCCATGGCCGATATCAATGCCGCGTTCGACCGGTTCGCCGCCGGAATCGATGGCCTGATGGCCGCCGATCTTGCCCTCTACCAGGGCTGCGATCTGCGCGCCGCCTGACGCCGCGCGGGCAATATCGCCCGCAGCTTGAAGGCCGGCTTCGGGCCTCACGCCCGGCCGACCGCGACATCCATCCATTATGGAGGAAAATATGAGCGCCTATACCAAGACGTTTGCCGAAACCTATACGATGCGCAGCCGCTTCTGGCAGGCGCTCGGAGAGATCGGAAAGGCCATGGCGAACGCCTATGCCTTCGACGCCGACCTCGATAATCGCGCCGCCATCAAGGAACTCGCCTGGGACGCCATGGTCCACTCGTTGATCGAGCATCATGATTTCAAGCCGGAGGAACTATGATGGAACAGCCTCCCACCGCCCTGGGCGCGCCGATCCCAGATCTGGCGGAGCGTTCAGACCGTGCCGACAGCCGGCTGGAAACGGCAGCCTGTCTTTGGGAAGCCGTGCTCGGGCTTCGCGACCGGCCGGTCACCGATCCCGACGCGATCGGTCTTGCCCTTATGATCCGCAGCGCCTTCGAGGCGCTCGGCACCGCCGCGCTGCGCCTGACCGTGGTCGACTGGACCGACGCCGTCGATGCCGCCTGGCGTGCGGTCGAGGACGACTATCCGCTCTGCTTCGACTGGGACTTCGTGCCCGACTGGATCGTCGATCATGTCGACTGGTCCGATCCGCTGCATCCGACCGTGACCCAAAGGGGAGGGGGATGAGCTTCGTTGCGGCGGGGAATTGGTCTGCGCCGCGCAGGAGCATCATCCCATGTCCTTTCCCACCACCATCCGGCCCGCGGTCGGCCAGACGCTGATCACCAAGGTCTCCCGCTTTTATGCTCAGACGCTCGGTGACGTGCTCAGCGAACTGTTCCAGAATGCCCGCCGCGCCGGCGCCAAGGGCATCTACGTCGCCCTCTACCATCTGCCCGATGGACCGGCGCTGTCCATCTATGATGACGGGCGCGGCATCGAGGACCCGGCCAAGCTGCTGACGCTTGGCGATTCAGGCTGGCAGTCGGACATTCTCAAGCGCGAGGATCCGGCCGGCATGGGCGTCTTCAGCCTCGCCGGGCAGGATGTTGAGGTGCGCTCCTGGTCGCGCAGCGCGGGCCGGGGCTGGTCCGTCCATATTCCGCCGGATGGCTGGGAAGGCGCTGTGCCGCTCGACATCCATCCCTGCGGTATCGTGCGCGGCACCGAGTTCCTGATCAAGCTGCCGCCGGCATGGGAGCAGCAACTCGGGTCGGCGCTGCGTCTGGCGGCTCACTATCTGCCTCTCCCGGTTCATTTCGAGGGCGGTGAGCTTCCGCGCCAGGACTTCCTTGCCGGCGCCAGCCGGATCGAGGAGTGGGAGGGCTGCCGCATCGGCGTCTTCCATGACAACATAAGCGACGTCTCGCACAGCCACCGGATCAACTTCCACGGCGTGACGGTACCGTGCCAGCCTCCCGGTCTCAGCGAACTCGGCAATCCGCACAACTGGCGGGTGCGGGTCGATATCGTGGACGCGCCTGCGCTCCAGCTCGTGCTCCCCGCCCGCAAGGAAATGGTCGAGAATGAGACGCTCTCCCGCCTGAGGGAAGCGGCCGAGACCGCTCTCTACCGGTCGGTCGCCGAGGAGCCGTCTCACCGCCTTCCCTACACGGCCTGGGCGCGCGCCCGCGATCTCGGTGTGGATCTTCCCGAAGCCGAGGTCTGGCTCAATGCCTGGCAGCCCAGCGTTGCCGACACGGACAACCGATACATGGGCAGTCCCGTTCGATCCGGTCCAATGATCCTGATGACCGAGCATGAACCGGACGTCGAGCAGGCGCTCGCTCACGCGCTCAAGAAGGGATCGCCACTCGATGGCCGGCTCGTTCACGAGGCGCGCGATCTCGAAGGCTATCGCTGGTACGAGGCGCTCCCGCGTCTCCTGTCCTGCAGCTTCACCATGAAGCGCGACGGCGTGTCCCACCGCTATGCCGACGACGCCGGATTGCCGGACGATTTCGCGTCCGGGGCGGTCGAGGCGTTGACCGCCGAGATCGTCCTGCGTCCCGGCGGCGAAAACCCGGCTGAGCCCGCCACCCTTTGCATCCCGGCGGACATGCTGGTCTGCAACAATGCGTCCTGGACCCTCGATGAGGCGACCATCCTCGTAGATGGCGAGGCGGATGTGCAGCCCGGCGCGCTGGCTGACCTCATCTATGCGAGCCTGTTCTGCTACTCCGATGACCATGAGAGCGACAGTTGGGACACCCAGTCGCTCGCCTTCGAGCGGGAGGCGCTCAATCTCGCCAATGAACTGCTGCTCGGCGAAGATGAAGCGCTCCTGGCGCAGTTGCGCGCCGCGGTGTTCGAGCATGTCCAGTGGCTCATCCCCGAAGGGCGCAGCCTGACCGTCAGTGCGGACCGCAAGGCGCTTTCGATCGACCTCGCCCAGGCCGCCTGAGGCTTCCGCTGCGCCAATCCCCTCACACCCCTTCAGGGAGAATATCCATGCGCCGTTCCGCGCTCATCGTCTGTTCGACCGCCCATCTGCCGGTAGTCGAACGCCGCCACATCGACACGCTGATCGCCGCCGCTCCGCGCGGCGATGATGGCCGGGTCGATGTTGGGCATCCCGATCTCGTGATCGAGCCTTATGCCTATGGCTTCTTCGTCCACACCTCCATCGTGGGATGCGGCGGCGAGCAGCCGGACGACATCAGTCCGGAATTCTGGGCGATTCTCACGCTGGCTTTCGACAGCGATGTTTCCTGGGTGCTGTTCGATCGCGACGAACCCGTGTCGCCCGACCTGCCCGTCTTCCCCGATCCCGAACATCCCGAGGAGTATCAGTCATGATCGTCGCTTTTCCATCGGCCCGTTCATCCGCGCTTACGACGCTCGCAACCTATGACCGCGCCTATGCGGTCGCGATACAGAAGCGGCGTGAAACCGGACGCCCGCAGTTCGTTCTGCGCACCGGCGACCCGCTCCAACCTTTCCGCGTCTCGGCCACCGGGCCGAAGCGCGAGCAAGCTCTGATGACCCTCATTGCCTGATGCGTGCGAGCCGGCCCGTCGCCGGCTCCACCTCGGCCCCATTTCAAGGACCAGGGAGATGACCCACAACAGTACGACCCCGCTCATCGCCGGGACGGAAGCGCTGCCCTATATCGAGATGACCGAGGACGAATTCCTCGCCCGTTTCCATCCCATGCCGAACCATCTCTCGGACACGGCCGGATTCGACTTCGGGGAAGGGGGCTGCCTTTTCGAGGCATCGGGGCCCGAGCTCGCATTCGTGCGCGCGCAGCCGCCCGCAAAGGTCTGGACCGTCATCGAGGGCGACGACGGTCTGGAGATCACCGACGGCATGCATGTCGTCAATCGTCTCGGCTATCTCGTGACGGTTCGGTGCTGCCCGCCGAACGTCGCCGTCAGCGTCCCGCTCGACGGCTGAATGCCGGTCTTCCGGCGGTCGCTTCCTGAACCGCCGGGTCAATGGGCCCTCTCCCCAGGAGAACAGCTATGTCCGGATTAGTGCGTCCGCCATTCATGGCGGCGAATGATGACGCCTGCCACGATGACCTGTTCGGCGTCCCGGTGGTCGCCGCCTGGGGCATGGGCGTCGACAGCACCGCGATGATCATCGAATGGGTGGCCCGGGGCCTGCCTTTGTCCGTCGTTCTGACGGCGGACACGGGCGTCGAGCGCGAGGAGACCTATGCCTATCTGCCGATCTTCCAGCGCTGGATGGACCGGCATCATATCGAACATCATGTCGTGCGCTATATCCCGAAGCGCTTCAAACACTGGCCGCCTTACTTCTCGCTGCTGGAAAATTGCCTGACCAACGCGACCCTGCCGTCGATAAGTTACGGAGGCCACTCTTGCAGCGCGAAATGGAAAATTCAGCCGCAGGATCAATGGGTTGCTGGGTGGTCTCCAGCGCAGCAAATATGGGCCCGTGGCGGCAAGGTCGTCAAGCTTATCGGCTATGACAGCTCGCCCGCCGACAGCCGCCGCTATGCCCATCGCGAAGGCCATGTCAGCGACCTTTACGACTATCGCTATCCCTTGCGCGAATGGCAGTGGGACCGGGACGCCTGTGCCGCCCGCATCCGGGCCGAGGGCCTACCCGTGCCCCATAAATCCGCGTGTTGGCTCTGCCTCGCGCAAAAGACGAGCGAATTGATGACGCTGCCGCCCTGGTGCCTGCGGCTGATCGTGCTGGTCGAAGCGCGGGCGGCTCCGCGTCTCCAGACCGTCGAAGGACTGTGGCGCAAATCCACCCGCGAGCGCCCCGGATCGATGACCCGCTTCATTCGGGAGCGCAGCCTGTTGCCGTCCGCCGAGATCGACGCGATCATTGCCGGTGCGCCGATCGATCTTATCGATTTCCAGCGCGTCGCGGCCGAAATCCCGCTCGCCGAGCGTCCGACGATGCGCGACTGGATCGATCGCTTCAATGCTGGCGTCGAGCGTCTCGCGGCCTGATCGTCGCGGTCGCGGCGGCCCGTTCGGCTGTCGGATCCGAGTGCGGACGATGCCCGTGGAGCGGGCGTCGTCTTGCGCGCCACTATCATAAAGTGATAGTCCTCTTTTCCAGAGGAGTTCGGCCATGCCTTCCAGTTTTACCCTCGGCTCCCATTTCGAGAGCTTCATCAAGCAGCAAGTCCATAGCGGTCGCTATGCGTCGGCAAGCGAAGTCGTGCGCGACAGCCTGCGGCTGCTCGAGGAGCAGGACGCGCTGCGCCAGGCGCGGCTTGAGGCCCTGCGCGCCGAGATCGACCTTGGCGCCAATAGCGGCCCTGGCATTCCGGCCGATCAGGCCTTCGCAAAGGCGCGCAAACGCATCGCCGACATAGCCGCCGGCGTTGCCGAAGGCTGATGCGTCTGGAGTTTTCTCCCGCAGCGGACGCAGACCTCGCCGGGATCGCCAGTTTCATTGCCCGAGACAATGTTCCGCGGGCTCTCACATTCGTCGATGAACTGCAGGCATCGTGCGAACGGCTTCTCGAATATCCTCAGTCCGGCACCCCGCGGTCCGAGATTCGGGAAGGGCTGAGATCCAAACCGCATGGAAGCTACGTCATCTTCTATGACGTCGGACCGCAGGTCGTTCGCATCCAGCGCATATTGCATGGGGCACGCGATATCGGCGCCATCCTTTCGGTCAGTTGAGCGCGTGAAGCGCTGTCCTGCCCCAGTGGGGCGGACGCCGGTCACTGACGCGTGACGGGATATTGCGCCAATCTGTCCGAGACTTGGCTTGACGTCCACGCGCATGCACCGGCCTAATCATGTCCATGCGCCTTATCGACCAGCTCGCAGCCGAGCGGATCTACTATCACCGACCGCTGCCGACACTGCCCGATATCCTGCTGATCGACGTACCGCCCGGCTTCTCGGGCGAGGGTCTCGCGCTTGGCCGCTATTATCCGGTGATCCTCGAGACCCTGGCCGAGATCCACGAGTTCGAAGCCTTTCTCTGTGAACGGCGGACCGAACTGATCTCCCCATCACTGCTCGATCGCCGGCCGTCCGTCCTGCGCACCGATGACATCGTTTTTGCGCGCTACCTGCCACCAGCGCCGGGCTGGCCATGGCTGCACCTGTGCTGCTGGCCGCGTCACTACACCATGATGGCGCCCGATCCGGGCGAGACCTTCGCGCGCGGCGCCTATACGATCGATGCCTTCGCCAATGCCGGCGACATCAATGCCGCCGAACGGCGCTTTCTGGCTACTCTCGGGCCCAGTGAGGCGCGCCATGTCCGGTCGATCCCGTCCGTTGCGGGCCACGCCTGATCCTCGAGCACGACCCTCAATGGGTTCCGCAGCATTTCTTGTACTTCTTGCCTGACCCGCAGGGGCAGGGGTCGTTGCGCCCGACCTTGGTGCGCCGGACCGCGACAGGCCGATGGGGATCATTCTCCACCCGCCACTGGTGCAGCATTTCCACCCAGATCGGGATCAGGTCCGGCGCTTCTGCATCCCAGCGATCCTCCTCCTTATCATCCAGAGCGAGATCGCCCTCGGCAAAATCCCGCAATGTGCAAATGCCCTTGAGCGCCGCGTGGCAACCGGCATCGTCGTCGGCGTCGATCCGTGCCCAGCCGTCCGGGGAAAGCGCCATCGCCTGCGCGAAGCCGTCGATCCACATCTCCCACATGGTTTCGTCGGTGCGCGTGTCGGTCTCCAGAACCGGCGCATAGGCGCCGGGATGAGCCAGCGCATCGATGATCGCATGGTAATGGATCATTACCAGATTGAGGAAGGCCTGCAGGTCCTCCTCGTTCTCGAATTCGGGCTCACCATCCCCTTCATCGCCGGCCCAGATCAGCGGTATCCACCGACCAGGCGTGATGAGATCCGGGCTGACCACGATTCCGGTGAGAAACCCGTCTAGCTGAGACACCAGCATCGCTTCGGGCTGATCGAGCAATTGCCGGTCGAGGGCGTCGAGATAGGCGGGTTCGGACTCCATGGGCCTTAACTAGCGGCGATGCACGCGGCGGTCACCGGGGAGAGAGACAACGTCATCTCACTCCGGTGACCCAATGCCCGCGATAGCTTTATCGGCCGACGGTCGCCGAGACGACCGGCGCCATATCGACACGCTGCCGCATCAGATCGGTGAGCCAGATAAGATGTGCCGCAGCCTCCGCGAGGGGCATTTCGCATACCTCCTCGAACAGTTCCTGCTGATAGTCGAGATCGCGATCGAGAATATCGCGCAGGCGCTCCCGCGCCGGACTGTCATCCTCCTCGATCCCGGCATTCGCCTCGCGCGCGGCATCGAGAAAGGCTTCGGCCAGTTCCTGCGCCTCATAATAGCCGGCATTCAGCCCCTCGCTCGCGGCCAGGCTCGCCAGCCGGCGGCGCACCAGCGGCAGTTCGGGATCCGCCGCCGCATCGTCGAGCGGCAGGTTGAAATCATAGGTGGCGAGATAGTCCCGGATCATGTTGCGTTCCTCCATGGAGGGTAGAACATAAATCGAACGAGATTGCAATATCCGCCATCGCCATGCCATGGGAACGCCCATGTGTATTCCTGTTTTCCCGATGCCCGACGTTGCGCCCACGATCAGCAGAATTGGACGATCTGATCTGACCGAGATCTCCGCATGACCGAAAGCAAGGCGCCGATGCGACTGCGTGGAATCGTTCGCATGAGTGAGCGCGGCCCCCTGCTGGAGGTCGAGGACGGCCCGGTCTGGCGACTGGAAACGGGCGACGATCTGCAACCCTATCGCGACCTGCCGGTCCGCGTCGAGGCATGGCCCCGCGGGACTAGCCTGCTCGAATTGCTCTGGATTGGTCCAGCCTAACCGCTGTTGCCTGTGGCCGGGTGCCTGGTCCGATGGCCGGCCCTTACGGCTCGAAACGCGGATCCCCCGCGACCGTCGTTGTCGACACAAGGCGTGACGCGGAGCTTGCGCGGCTTCTCCAACGGTGCAGTTGTGGCTCGATCCGTCGCGCCTTGGCGGCATAATCGACGACGTCCTGGGGCGAGACGTACAGCATCGCCTCGCTGAATGCCTCGGGTGAGGGCGGGAAGCTTGCGTTCGCGCAAGCGAAGACGACGCGATTGCC
The window above is part of the Sphingomonas sanxanigenens DSM 19645 = NX02 genome. Proteins encoded here:
- a CDS encoding sigma factor-like helix-turn-helix DNA-binding protein, whose translation is MSDHDARALLVEALDFFNDHPRFSLRRDRRRDSYALASRIDAFLARDKPVLPVVAAARDRWETANVLRIDPNEQAVERDDDGYWVRAWVRMSPASIGDNGAGLAERYARALAALPEITREVLLAHQRGEQDFRTIAARFGITTREVEQHIADALLAIGQALDRA
- a CDS encoding type II toxin-antitoxin system RelE/ParE family toxin; protein product: MRLEFSPAADADLAGIASFIARDNVPRALTFVDELQASCERLLEYPQSGTPRSEIREGLRSKPHGSYVIFYDVGPQVVRIQRILHGARDIGAILSVS
- a CDS encoding type II toxin-antitoxin system ParD family antitoxin, whose amino-acid sequence is MPSSFTLGSHFESFIKQQVHSGRYASASEVVRDSLRLLEEQDALRQARLEALRAEIDLGANSGPGIPADQAFAKARKRIADIAAGVAEG
- a CDS encoding DUF5818 domain-containing protein, with the protein product MTESKAPMRLRGIVRMSERGPLLEVEDGPVWRLETGDDLQPYRDLPVRVEAWPRGTSLLELLWIGPA
- a CDS encoding phosphoadenosine phosphosulfate reductase family protein, which produces MGAALARGRVVALPELLPAVDEQVMAAIRDGAWFVFNLSGGKDSTAAAYAAIALLDALGHPRDRRIAIHADLGRAEWRSTPTTVAAIAERLGLPLLVVHRPAGDMVARWEQRFLAGKRRYEALETYNLIGPWSSASLRFCTSELKVQVIGPELARLFRGEMIVSVIGLRRAESPSRRATPISRIDERFAKVGNSAGTRMLTWHPAVDWSADEVFALHHSHALPLHEAYTHYRATRLSCAFCVLASVAAPENIDLYRHLASIEAGSTFSFQPQRWLADVAPNLLPAALVRDIVRAKTRAGERRALEAAMPLGLRFVKGWPPRLPTWEEANAIARSRTRILAHHGLSDRFPDAGAVLSRFAELLCAKAL
- a CDS encoding ATP-binding protein, whose protein sequence is MSFPTTIRPAVGQTLITKVSRFYAQTLGDVLSELFQNARRAGAKGIYVALYHLPDGPALSIYDDGRGIEDPAKLLTLGDSGWQSDILKREDPAGMGVFSLAGQDVEVRSWSRSAGRGWSVHIPPDGWEGAVPLDIHPCGIVRGTEFLIKLPPAWEQQLGSALRLAAHYLPLPVHFEGGELPRQDFLAGASRIEEWEGCRIGVFHDNISDVSHSHRINFHGVTVPCQPPGLSELGNPHNWRVRVDIVDAPALQLVLPARKEMVENETLSRLREAAETALYRSVAEEPSHRLPYTAWARARDLGVDLPEAEVWLNAWQPSVADTDNRYMGSPVRSGPMILMTEHEPDVEQALAHALKKGSPLDGRLVHEARDLEGYRWYEALPRLLSCSFTMKRDGVSHRYADDAGLPDDFASGAVEALTAEIVLRPGGENPAEPATLCIPADMLVCNNASWTLDEATILVDGEADVQPGALADLIYASLFCYSDDHESDSWDTQSLAFEREALNLANELLLGEDEALLAQLRAAVFEHVQWLIPEGRSLTVSADRKALSIDLAQAA
- a CDS encoding UPF0149 family protein, encoding MESEPAYLDALDRQLLDQPEAMLVSQLDGFLTGIVVSPDLITPGRWIPLIWAGDEGDGEPEFENEEDLQAFLNLVMIHYHAIIDALAHPGAYAPVLETDTRTDETMWEMWIDGFAQAMALSPDGWARIDADDDAGCHAALKGICTLRDFAEGDLALDDKEEDRWDAEAPDLIPIWVEMLHQWRVENDPHRPVAVRRTKVGRNDPCPCGSGKKYKKCCGTH